One window from the genome of Aneurinibacillus sp. REN35 encodes:
- a CDS encoding class I adenylate-forming enzyme family protein, producing the protein MLLSDILQQHAANQPDQIVTIFQGHATNYQQLQKKCRNLGGYFHRQGLVQGDIVALLVNNSDSFVTCYFACQAAGLVVLPINTRLAPPEIEYILQHSEARLLVYDQELSSVVEQLIPSVPALQHFVHIGEGGGGFELTEAIKLGGDIPELTRQEDDTAVIFYTSGTTGRPKGVMLTHRNCVSIASMWNEALAMRKDDRVMIVAPLFHCAAAHVFMLPTMYAGGTLVIEPGFHPQEAVDSIQKNDVSIFFGVPAMYMILLNTPKMENLQAPHLRKFMYGAAPMPYELIRRIKQLFPHIEVQNLYGQTENSPGTSTLGDEHALSKAGSVGKPLPRSEVRIVDEDGNEVPTGQVGEITIKGDHVMKGYLKNPEATALAMQNGWLLSGDLGKFDEEGFLYIVDRKKDMLIRGGENIYPIEVEEVLYEMPEVLEAAVVGVPHEIYGEIPKACVVVKPESLLTEEQVLAFCLERLAKYKVPALVEFVEALPRNASGKVLKTVLRGEIKFS; encoded by the coding sequence ATGCTACTTTCGGATATATTGCAGCAGCACGCTGCAAATCAACCGGATCAAATCGTTACGATTTTCCAAGGACATGCAACAAATTATCAGCAATTGCAAAAGAAATGCCGCAATCTTGGTGGCTACTTCCATAGGCAAGGACTTGTTCAAGGGGATATAGTGGCCCTATTGGTCAATAATTCAGATTCGTTTGTGACATGCTATTTTGCCTGTCAAGCGGCTGGCCTTGTCGTTCTTCCGATTAATACTCGTCTGGCTCCGCCTGAAATTGAATATATTTTACAGCATTCTGAGGCTCGTCTGCTTGTATACGATCAGGAATTGTCAAGCGTGGTTGAACAACTGATTCCAAGCGTACCTGCCTTGCAGCATTTCGTGCATATAGGGGAGGGAGGCGGCGGCTTTGAACTGACTGAGGCAATCAAGCTTGGCGGTGATATTCCGGAACTTACACGGCAGGAGGATGATACGGCCGTTATTTTCTATACATCGGGTACGACAGGGAGGCCAAAAGGAGTCATGTTGACGCATCGCAATTGTGTCTCTATTGCTTCTATGTGGAATGAAGCGCTTGCCATGCGTAAGGATGATCGTGTCATGATTGTGGCTCCCTTGTTCCATTGCGCCGCAGCGCATGTGTTTATGCTGCCGACCATGTATGCAGGAGGTACCCTTGTTATCGAACCGGGCTTTCATCCGCAGGAAGCTGTGGATTCCATTCAGAAGAATGACGTCTCCATTTTCTTTGGAGTACCCGCTATGTATATGATTCTATTAAATACGCCGAAGATGGAAAACCTACAGGCACCGCATCTGCGTAAGTTCATGTACGGGGCAGCACCGATGCCCTATGAGCTAATTAGAAGAATCAAGCAGCTGTTCCCGCATATTGAGGTACAGAATCTGTATGGTCAGACAGAAAACTCTCCAGGCACATCGACATTAGGAGACGAGCATGCATTAAGTAAAGCTGGGTCAGTAGGAAAACCGTTGCCGCGCAGCGAGGTGCGGATTGTAGATGAGGACGGCAATGAAGTGCCGACAGGACAGGTCGGAGAAATTACGATCAAGGGCGATCATGTAATGAAAGGATATCTAAAGAACCCGGAGGCTACTGCGCTTGCTATGCAAAACGGATGGCTGCTAAGCGGGGATTTGGGCAAGTTCGACGAAGAAGGATTTCTCTATATCGTGGATCGCAAAAAGGATATGCTGATTCGCGGTGGTGAAAACATTTATCCGATTGAAGTGGAAGAAGTCTTGTATGAAATGCCGGAAGTGCTTGAAGCAGCTGTAGTTGGAGTTCCGCATGAAATATATGGGGAAATACCAAAAGCCTGTGTAGTGGTCAAGCCGGAATCTTTATTAACAGAAGAACAGGTACTCGCGTTCTGCCTAGAGCGTCTGGCCAAGTATAAGGTGCCGGCGTTGGTAGAATTCGTGGAGGCGCTGCCAAGGAATGCAAGCGGCAAAGTTCTTAAAACCGTGCTTCGCGGTGAAATTAAGTTCTCATAG
- a CDS encoding sigma 54-interacting transcriptional regulator, producing the protein MIQLREIMTPVTEWLHREGTLYQAIDIMKRKKWNIVPVVDDAGYLIGVFTRSILYQMVMDGCELHTSIGAYMRKDVVAFSVDTPYEILEKVVENSNVQSAVLLDNEKRPIGLISAIDFALTLLRMSYSLRDQLEAILATSQLGAVMTDERNRVIFTNTRFCDMLGCTDKEVFKRDIQEILPPIHTADLKEVKQDIHRRLQIGSHSVIVRLSKYKTVKGQEGFIALFQNISEVERMAEELESVTRWKTMLQTIIDKAYDGIVMINKKGSISFLSPSLIELFELDESQAVHQPIDTLLPQLDLTRVVKSELADISDFMEVNGIQYIVHRIPIFQEQQVVGAIGKVMFRQLQEVRESFKRFDSHESKNEGLKQQRRSESSRFTFDEIVTQDYQMQKLVRSVGKAAKGRSTILIRGESGTGKELFAHAIHSTSPRNDQPFVTVNCAAIPEHLLESEFFGYDEGAFTGARHKGKIGKFDLAHGGTLFLDEVGDMSLPLQAKLLRVLQEGEFYRVGGTDRIHVDVRLISATNRPLEDMVESGMFREDLFYRLNVISFEIPPLRLRKGDILLLCDLFIKDLNKVNGTSITGIDPKATRVMLEYEWPGNVRELRNVLERAMVFAESGKIRVDDLPDYVLKKTSLPAAQPPVQQQNLLNKAEQDAIQLALQKTNGNKSKAARLLGISRSVLYEKLKKYQTKCP; encoded by the coding sequence GTGATTCAACTACGAGAGATTATGACGCCTGTTACCGAATGGCTGCATCGTGAAGGTACATTATATCAGGCAATTGATATCATGAAGCGCAAAAAATGGAACATTGTCCCGGTAGTAGATGATGCGGGCTATCTTATTGGTGTGTTTACACGAAGTATTCTTTATCAGATGGTTATGGATGGTTGTGAGCTGCATACGTCAATTGGCGCATATATGCGGAAAGATGTGGTGGCATTCTCGGTGGATACCCCATATGAAATTCTTGAAAAGGTTGTTGAGAACAGCAATGTGCAATCAGCGGTTTTACTTGACAATGAGAAGCGGCCCATCGGTTTAATTTCGGCGATTGACTTTGCCTTAACACTTCTGCGTATGAGCTATTCGTTACGGGATCAGCTTGAAGCTATCCTGGCTACCTCGCAGCTTGGTGCTGTTATGACGGATGAGAGGAACCGGGTTATCTTTACGAATACTAGATTCTGTGACATGCTCGGCTGTACAGACAAGGAGGTCTTCAAGCGCGATATACAGGAGATTCTTCCCCCTATACATACAGCAGATTTAAAAGAGGTGAAACAGGATATTCATCGCAGGCTGCAGATTGGCAGTCACAGTGTCATCGTTCGTCTGTCCAAATACAAGACAGTGAAAGGGCAGGAAGGATTCATTGCCTTGTTTCAGAATATTTCAGAAGTGGAGCGAATGGCTGAGGAACTTGAATCGGTGACACGGTGGAAGACGATGCTTCAGACGATAATTGACAAGGCATATGATGGAATCGTTATGATTAATAAGAAGGGAAGTATATCCTTCTTAAGTCCATCGTTAATTGAGCTGTTTGAATTGGACGAATCGCAGGCGGTTCACCAGCCGATTGACACACTATTGCCTCAGCTTGATTTAACAAGAGTCGTCAAAAGCGAGCTTGCCGATATTAGTGATTTTATGGAGGTAAACGGTATTCAATACATCGTTCACCGCATTCCTATCTTTCAGGAGCAGCAGGTAGTAGGCGCGATTGGTAAAGTAATGTTTCGACAGCTTCAAGAAGTACGTGAGAGCTTCAAGCGATTTGATAGCCATGAATCCAAGAATGAGGGTTTGAAGCAGCAGAGACGTTCAGAATCATCCCGCTTTACATTTGATGAGATTGTTACGCAGGACTATCAGATGCAGAAGCTGGTTCGAAGTGTAGGTAAGGCGGCAAAGGGGCGCTCTACAATCTTAATTCGCGGAGAAAGCGGAACGGGGAAAGAGCTGTTTGCCCATGCTATCCATAGTACAAGCCCGCGTAACGACCAGCCGTTTGTCACCGTGAACTGTGCAGCCATTCCGGAACATCTATTGGAGTCTGAGTTTTTTGGCTATGATGAAGGGGCCTTTACAGGAGCGCGGCATAAAGGTAAAATCGGCAAATTCGATCTGGCTCATGGCGGTACTTTATTTCTTGATGAGGTAGGAGACATGTCCCTTCCCCTGCAGGCGAAACTCTTGCGTGTGCTGCAAGAGGGAGAGTTCTACCGGGTTGGCGGAACGGATCGGATTCATGTGGATGTTCGTCTTATTTCTGCAACGAATCGTCCGCTTGAGGATATGGTAGAAAGCGGAATGTTCCGGGAAGATTTGTTTTATCGCCTCAACGTGATATCTTTTGAGATTCCGCCTTTGCGTCTGCGAAAAGGAGATATTCTTTTATTGTGTGATTTGTTTATTAAAGACTTAAATAAGGTAAATGGAACAAGCATTACCGGTATTGATCCAAAGGCTACGAGAGTAATGCTTGAATATGAATGGCCGGGCAATGTGCGCGAACTGCGTAATGTATTGGAGCGAGCGATGGTTTTTGCCGAATCAGGTAAGATCCGGGTCGATGATCTGCCAGATTATGTACTGAAAAAAACATCCCTGCCTGCCGCACAACCCCCCGTTCAGCAGCAAAACCTATTGAATAAAGCTGAACAGGATGCAATCCAGTTGGCCTTACAGAAAACAAACGGTAATAAATCAAAAGCGGCTCGTCTGCTTGGTATCAGCCGCTCTGTTCTATATGAGAAGCTAAAGAAGTATCAGACAAAGTGTCCATAA
- a CDS encoding acyl-CoA dehydrogenase family protein has protein sequence MTSRYIQEEHKIFRDAFRKFLEKEAYPHYDAWEKAGIIPREFWDKLGENGFLCPWLDEKYGGLNADFAYAVIINEELERVGSSLIGVGLHNDIVVPYLDTYGTEEQKERWLPGCISGGLITAIAMTEPGAGSDLAGIRTTAVRDGDHYILNGEKTFITNGIHADLVVVVCKTDPTAKPAHKGISLLVVERDTPGFSRGKKLDKVGLRSQDTAELIFDDARVPVQNLLGEEGKGFYYLMDKLQQERLIVGVAAQVAAEEMLKLTIEYVQNRKAFGKSIGSFQNTRFKIAEMATQIEIGRTFLDDLIVNHMEGKDVVTQVSMAKWWLTDMAKQVAAECMQLHGGYGYMEEYEIARRYRDIPVTAIYAGTTEIMKTIIAKNLGL, from the coding sequence ATGACCAGCCGATATATTCAAGAGGAACATAAAATATTTCGTGATGCATTTCGTAAATTTTTGGAGAAGGAAGCGTATCCTCACTATGATGCATGGGAGAAAGCTGGAATCATTCCCCGAGAATTCTGGGACAAATTGGGTGAGAATGGCTTTCTTTGTCCGTGGCTTGACGAGAAATACGGCGGATTGAACGCCGACTTTGCATATGCCGTTATTATTAACGAAGAATTGGAGCGTGTCGGCTCAAGTCTAATTGGTGTGGGGCTGCATAACGATATTGTAGTTCCTTATCTGGATACATACGGAACAGAAGAGCAGAAAGAACGCTGGCTTCCGGGCTGTATTAGCGGAGGGCTGATCACAGCGATTGCAATGACTGAACCGGGTGCGGGATCAGATTTGGCAGGCATCCGGACGACAGCGGTACGCGATGGTGACCACTATATTTTGAATGGAGAGAAGACATTCATTACAAATGGGATTCACGCCGACTTGGTTGTTGTTGTATGCAAGACCGATCCAACTGCTAAGCCTGCACATAAAGGTATCAGTCTATTGGTAGTAGAACGTGACACCCCTGGATTCTCACGTGGTAAAAAGCTGGATAAGGTAGGACTGCGCAGCCAGGATACGGCTGAACTTATCTTTGATGATGCCCGTGTTCCTGTGCAAAACCTGCTCGGTGAGGAAGGTAAGGGATTCTATTATTTAATGGATAAGCTGCAGCAGGAACGATTGATTGTTGGGGTTGCGGCACAGGTCGCAGCGGAAGAGATGTTGAAGCTAACCATTGAATACGTGCAAAACAGAAAAGCATTCGGGAAGTCAATCGGCAGCTTCCAGAATACGCGCTTTAAAATTGCGGAGATGGCGACACAAATCGAAATCGGCCGTACATTCTTAGATGATCTGATCGTCAACCATATGGAAGGTAAGGATGTGGTGACGCAGGTCTCCATGGCGAAATGGTGGCTGACCGATATGGCGAAGCAGGTAGCGGCGGAATGCATGCAGTTGCACGGCGGCTATGGTTATATGGAAGAATACGAGATTGCCCGTCGCTATCGCGATATTCCCGTCACAGCCATCTATGCAGGCACAACCGAAATTATGAAAACGATCATTGCCAAAAATTTAGGACTATAA
- a CDS encoding thiolase family protein gives MRDVVIVSGVRTPIGDFSGALKSLTAVDLGIIALNAAIERAGIACDQVEEVLAGHVYQAGCKGNPARQVALGAGCRVETVAATINQQCPSSIRAAEILVQEIMLGKVEIGAAVGFESMTNVPHLLPKARDGFRMGGGEIVDSLLHDALIDPYNNYHMGVTAENLAEQYNISREEQDAHALLSHQRACQAITEGKFKNEIVPVEVKTRKGALFIDTDEHPNDKTSAESLAALRPVFKKDGTVTAGNASSLNDGAAALIIMSADKAEELGLKPLARIVATASAAVDPKVMGIGVVPAVERALKFANLSLDEIGYWEINEAFAAQFLAVNRELKINIENVNANGSGVSLGHPVGSTGVRLVVTMLNEMKRRGVRYGCASLCAGGGPAAAMIVEMLD, from the coding sequence ATGCGTGATGTTGTAATTGTAAGCGGGGTACGTACACCGATTGGAGATTTTTCAGGGGCGTTAAAAAGCCTAACTGCAGTAGACTTAGGAATTATTGCGCTGAACGCTGCGATTGAGAGGGCAGGCATTGCTTGTGACCAGGTGGAAGAAGTGCTCGCAGGCCATGTCTATCAGGCCGGATGCAAAGGGAATCCGGCTCGCCAGGTCGCATTAGGAGCGGGCTGCAGAGTGGAAACAGTGGCTGCTACAATTAATCAACAGTGTCCGTCCTCTATCCGAGCAGCGGAAATTCTTGTTCAAGAAATTATGCTAGGCAAGGTTGAAATCGGAGCTGCGGTAGGCTTTGAGAGCATGACGAATGTGCCGCATCTGCTGCCCAAAGCACGCGACGGCTTCCGGATGGGCGGCGGAGAGATCGTCGACTCGCTTTTGCATGATGCATTGATTGACCCATACAACAACTATCATATGGGCGTTACCGCGGAGAATCTTGCAGAGCAGTACAACATTTCCCGCGAGGAGCAGGATGCGCATGCGCTGCTTAGCCACCAACGCGCCTGCCAGGCGATTACGGAAGGGAAATTCAAAAATGAAATCGTGCCGGTAGAAGTAAAAACTAGAAAAGGGGCGCTCTTTATTGATACGGACGAACACCCGAACGATAAGACGAGTGCAGAATCACTCGCTGCCCTGCGTCCCGTATTCAAAAAGGATGGGACAGTGACAGCCGGTAACGCATCCAGCTTAAATGACGGAGCAGCCGCTCTCATTATTATGTCCGCTGATAAGGCTGAAGAGCTTGGGTTAAAGCCGCTTGCGCGCATTGTTGCCACAGCCTCTGCTGCGGTTGATCCGAAGGTTATGGGAATCGGCGTTGTTCCAGCGGTGGAACGTGCGCTGAAATTTGCAAATTTGAGCCTTGATGAGATTGGTTACTGGGAGATTAATGAAGCTTTTGCTGCACAGTTCCTTGCAGTAAACCGGGAGTTGAAGATCAATATCGAAAACGTAAATGCCAACGGGTCGGGTGTATCGCTTGGTCATCCGGTGGGTTCAACCGGTGTTCGTTTAGTGGTGACGATGCTTAATGAAATGAAGCGGCGAGGTGTGCGGTACGGTTGTGCCTCTTTATGCGCAGGCGGTGGACCTGCGGCAGCTATGATTGTAGAGATGCTTGACTAG
- a CDS encoding M20 metallopeptidase family protein, which yields MLKLAEEVLDKVFEDVLQMRRHLHAHPEISGEEFQTSAYIQKKLTEYGIKFEAGYAKTGVLGIIEGGRPGGTVAIRADIDALPILEKNNDEYISKFPGKMHACGHDAHTAMLLGAGRVINEIKEQLSGKVLLVFQPAEEDGPIGGAKPMMDDGVFNNNPPDVIFAQHVWPNLSVGQVGIREGVMMGNSDRFSITIKGAGGHASMPHQAIDAIVAASQMVNALQSIISRNVDPIDCVVLTVGKMGGGYRYNVIAEKVTLEGTIRTFKEKTKMMAKKRFFEIVENTAKAMGIEVEIEYLDGYPSTINTPKWAAHVRSTTRTLFGEESLPEITPSLCGEDFSRFLEKYPGAFIWLGTQVENEEEQKPLHDPKFKINEKALPLGVKLLVHTVVNALEELAEKKSAN from the coding sequence ATGTTAAAGCTAGCGGAAGAAGTTCTGGATAAGGTTTTTGAAGATGTACTTCAAATGAGAAGACATTTGCATGCACATCCGGAAATAAGCGGAGAAGAATTTCAAACTTCAGCCTATATCCAAAAAAAGTTAACAGAGTATGGTATCAAGTTTGAAGCTGGCTACGCTAAAACGGGTGTGCTTGGCATCATCGAAGGTGGACGTCCGGGTGGTACCGTCGCAATTCGTGCAGATATTGATGCCCTACCTATTCTTGAAAAGAATAACGACGAGTACATATCGAAGTTCCCGGGGAAGATGCATGCATGTGGACATGATGCACATACAGCCATGCTGCTTGGTGCAGGCAGGGTAATTAATGAAATAAAAGAGCAACTTTCTGGAAAAGTTCTCCTTGTCTTCCAACCAGCAGAAGAAGACGGACCGATTGGCGGAGCCAAACCAATGATGGATGATGGCGTTTTTAACAATAATCCGCCGGATGTAATTTTTGCCCAGCATGTTTGGCCGAATTTATCCGTAGGACAGGTTGGTATACGCGAAGGGGTGATGATGGGCAACTCTGATCGTTTTTCCATCACGATAAAAGGCGCAGGCGGGCATGCAAGTATGCCGCATCAAGCGATAGACGCAATCGTTGCTGCAAGTCAAATGGTGAACGCTTTGCAATCTATTATTAGCCGCAATGTCGATCCAATCGACTGTGTCGTATTAACAGTTGGAAAAATGGGAGGTGGTTACAGGTATAACGTTATCGCTGAAAAAGTAACGTTGGAAGGAACGATCCGTACATTTAAGGAAAAAACGAAAATGATGGCGAAGAAACGTTTTTTTGAAATTGTTGAAAACACGGCTAAAGCGATGGGAATTGAAGTTGAGATTGAGTATTTGGATGGCTATCCTTCAACAATAAATACTCCAAAATGGGCAGCACATGTCCGGAGCACCACAAGAACGTTATTTGGTGAAGAGAGTTTACCAGAAATAACACCGAGTCTTTGCGGAGAAGATTTTTCGAGATTCTTAGAAAAGTATCCAGGTGCGTTCATATGGCTTGGTACACAGGTTGAAAATGAAGAAGAACAAAAACCGCTGCATGATCCTAAGTTTAAAATAAACGAAAAAGCACTGCCTCTCGGGGTCAAACTCTTAGTTCATACCGTAGTGAATGCACTTGAAGAATTAGCAGAAAAAAAGAGCGCTAACTAA
- a CDS encoding ABC transporter substrate-binding protein, protein MYRNKFTFSFLILLILSLFAVGCSDKSTESTSGKPSTEGGTLKIAISAQPPALDPDMTKASTAIDIGRNIYEGLMTVNEEFQPVPMLAKSVDKSEDGKVYTFHLREGITFHNNKEMTAEDVEASMNRWLKKSEVAKVNLSGASFKAQDKNKVVLNLKERSSNVLDMMAARGEALVMPKEVIAAEGKKGVSEYIGTGPFKFEEWKQDQYIKLTKFSDYKAVDSKPSGLAGKKEALVNDVFYYFVTDPSTRLAGIQTGQYDIADEIPFDNYEQLKNTPDAKTYLSFAGGGSLNIVYNKKEGIFADAKMRQAINAALNMEMIMKASFSNGDLYRMTPSYMNKDNSKWFSEAGKESYNQSNTEKAKQLLKEAAYNGKEIRVLTTRDYPYSYKAAVVIKEQLGKQGINVNLVVNDWATLLTLRQDPKKWDIFIGGMGFSSTPAEILELSPNYAGGIENEKVTNSLKAITLAASQEEAKKHWEELQGYLWNEYLPVSKAGQYSRIIGTTNKLEGLSTFHGPIPWNIKILK, encoded by the coding sequence ATGTATAGAAACAAATTTACTTTTAGTTTTCTTATTTTGTTAATCCTCTCGTTATTTGCTGTAGGGTGCAGTGATAAGTCTACAGAGTCTACAAGCGGTAAGCCATCGACGGAAGGCGGCACACTAAAAATAGCAATCAGTGCCCAACCGCCTGCGCTTGACCCGGATATGACCAAAGCCTCGACGGCCATCGATATTGGAAGAAATATTTATGAAGGCCTTATGACAGTGAATGAAGAATTCCAACCTGTTCCGATGCTGGCTAAGTCTGTGGATAAAAGTGAAGATGGCAAGGTATATACGTTTCATTTAAGAGAAGGTATTACATTCCATAATAATAAAGAAATGACTGCAGAAGATGTTGAAGCCTCAATGAATCGCTGGTTAAAAAAATCAGAGGTTGCAAAAGTAAATCTAAGCGGCGCATCTTTTAAAGCACAGGATAAAAATAAAGTGGTTTTGAATTTAAAAGAGCGTTCATCGAATGTTTTAGATATGATGGCAGCTCGGGGCGAGGCCCTTGTTATGCCAAAGGAAGTGATTGCTGCTGAGGGTAAGAAGGGTGTATCCGAGTATATTGGAACCGGTCCCTTCAAATTTGAAGAATGGAAACAAGATCAATATATAAAATTAACTAAATTTTCAGATTACAAAGCGGTTGATTCAAAGCCGAGCGGGCTGGCTGGGAAAAAGGAAGCGCTCGTTAATGATGTATTTTATTATTTTGTAACAGATCCTTCCACCCGATTAGCCGGTATCCAAACAGGCCAATATGATATAGCTGATGAGATCCCGTTTGATAATTACGAACAACTAAAGAACACCCCAGATGCCAAAACATATCTTTCATTTGCCGGAGGTGGATCACTCAATATCGTATATAACAAAAAAGAAGGGATCTTTGCTGACGCTAAAATGAGACAGGCCATCAATGCCGCGTTGAATATGGAGATGATTATGAAAGCAAGTTTTTCTAATGGTGATCTGTACAGGATGACTCCTTCCTATATGAATAAAGACAATAGTAAGTGGTTTAGTGAAGCGGGGAAAGAATCATATAATCAGTCCAATACGGAAAAAGCAAAGCAATTATTAAAGGAAGCGGCCTATAACGGTAAGGAAATTAGAGTGCTGACGACACGCGATTATCCTTACAGCTACAAAGCAGCGGTTGTAATAAAGGAGCAGCTTGGAAAGCAAGGGATTAATGTGAATTTAGTAGTAAATGATTGGGCAACACTGCTCACATTGCGTCAGGACCCGAAAAAATGGGATATATTCATCGGCGGCATGGGCTTTTCATCCACGCCTGCTGAAATACTAGAATTAAGTCCTAATTATGCAGGTGGAATAGAAAATGAAAAAGTAACCAATTCGTTGAAGGCGATTACGCTAGCAGCCTCACAAGAAGAAGCTAAGAAGCATTGGGAAGAGCTGCAAGGATATCTTTGGAATGAGTACCTTCCAGTTAGCAAAGCAGGTCAATACAGTCGGATTATTGGAACGACCAATAAGTTAGAAGGTCTCTCAACGTTCCATGGCCCTATTCCGTGGAATATTAAAATCTTGAAGTAA
- a CDS encoding ABC transporter permease, producing MYSYLLKRIFSIIPVLFVVLTVVFFVIHITPGDPAAVMLGPDATAQQIEELREQWGLNLPIYQQYMNWIIAVLQGDLGVSYFMDQPVIEAIWSHIGPTFALAVMAQILALVIAIPLGILAAKYHGSIIDRMFMGVSLLGICVPSFLLGLFFILLFAVQLKWLPVAGYQPISAGLWEYLRHLIMPAVALGTMQAALLARMARSSLLDTLSTDFIKTARSKGVKERNVIYKHALRNALLPLLTVIGQSFGGLITGAVVTETIFNIPGIGQLIIDSIERRDFSVIQGAVLFVTVAFVFVNLIVDLLYGVIDPRVRLGRK from the coding sequence TTGTATAGTTACTTATTAAAACGTATCTTCTCGATTATACCTGTACTCTTTGTTGTTTTAACCGTTGTCTTTTTTGTCATCCATATCACTCCGGGCGATCCGGCGGCTGTTATGTTAGGTCCGGATGCTACCGCGCAGCAGATTGAAGAATTACGCGAACAGTGGGGCCTGAACCTTCCAATTTATCAGCAGTACATGAACTGGATTATTGCAGTACTTCAAGGTGATCTAGGTGTTTCTTATTTTATGGATCAGCCTGTAATAGAAGCGATATGGAGTCATATCGGACCCACCTTTGCGCTTGCTGTTATGGCGCAGATTTTGGCTTTGGTAATTGCGATACCACTAGGGATTTTGGCAGCTAAATATCACGGTTCTATTATAGATCGAATGTTTATGGGAGTTTCGCTATTAGGAATTTGTGTCCCTAGTTTCCTGTTGGGCTTGTTTTTCATTTTACTCTTTGCTGTTCAATTAAAATGGCTGCCTGTAGCCGGTTACCAACCTATAAGCGCGGGCTTATGGGAATATCTCAGACACTTGATCATGCCGGCTGTTGCCTTAGGTACTATGCAGGCCGCTCTTCTTGCACGGATGGCCCGATCCTCACTACTAGATACATTAAGTACAGATTTTATTAAAACAGCCCGATCTAAAGGAGTCAAAGAACGCAACGTTATTTACAAACATGCATTGCGAAATGCACTACTTCCTCTTTTAACGGTAATTGGACAAAGCTTCGGCGGGTTAATAACAGGAGCAGTCGTAACAGAGACCATTTTTAATATTCCTGGAATCGGACAGTTAATTATTGATTCTATCGAACGTCGAGATTTTTCCGTTATACAGGGGGCAGTATTATTCGTAACAGTAGCATTTGTGTTTGTTAACTTAATTGTTGATCTATTATATGGCGTTATCGATCCTAGAGTTCGATTAGGGCGCAAGTAA
- a CDS encoding ABC transporter permease yields MRTVESSMEQVTIRDSLKKQQRQLAIRRFFSNKLMVIGSVIVLFLLLIVMIGPLLTPYDPYEMEVADRLQGPSSQHLLGTDDFGRDLFTRIVYGAKVSMGIGFSVAMITSFMGMVIGLYASYYRTLDNILMRITDGLMAFPSILLAIALMAALGPKMGNVILALSIVFTPYIARVVRSSALVIKEETYIEAMRAQGASDTRIIWLHIAPNTLSPLVVQATFIFADAIITEASLSYLGAGVPSPNPSWGNILYDGKLVIFNAWWMVVFSGLVIVASVLGLNLLGDGLRDFLDPKTNNNKNK; encoded by the coding sequence ATGAGAACAGTGGAAAGTAGCATGGAACAGGTTACTATTAGGGATAGCCTAAAAAAACAACAGCGTCAATTAGCTATTCGACGTTTTTTTTCGAATAAGCTTATGGTGATTGGCAGCGTCATCGTTCTTTTTTTATTGCTGATTGTAATGATCGGCCCGCTTCTCACGCCATACGACCCTTATGAGATGGAAGTGGCGGATCGATTGCAGGGGCCTAGCTCTCAACATCTGTTAGGAACAGATGACTTTGGACGTGATTTGTTTACCCGTATTGTTTACGGAGCAAAGGTTTCTATGGGAATTGGTTTTTCTGTAGCTATGATCACGTCATTTATGGGGATGGTTATTGGTTTGTATGCAAGCTATTATCGTACCCTGGATAATATATTGATGCGGATTACTGACGGATTGATGGCCTTTCCAAGCATATTGTTAGCGATTGCCCTTATGGCTGCGTTGGGGCCGAAAATGGGCAATGTCATATTAGCCTTAAGCATTGTGTTCACACCCTATATTGCACGTGTAGTTAGATCATCTGCCCTTGTGATCAAAGAGGAGACCTATATTGAAGCGATGAGAGCTCAAGGCGCTAGTGATACGCGTATCATCTGGCTGCATATCGCTCCAAACACATTATCACCATTAGTTGTACAAGCTACATTTATATTTGCTGATGCAATTATCACAGAAGCGTCCTTAAGCTATTTGGGTGCAGGCGTACCTTCGCCGAATCCAAGTTGGGGCAATATTTTGTATGATGGTAAATTAGTGATTTTTAATGCTTGGTGGATGGTAGTGTTTTCCGGGTTGGTGATTGTCGCATCTGTCCTTGGTTTAAACTTGCTGGGTGATGGATTACGCGACTTTTTAGACCCTAAGACAAACAATAACAAAAACAAATAA